In a genomic window of Aggregatimonas sangjinii:
- a CDS encoding RNA polymerase sigma factor, protein MNDEQLIAQLKKRDRNALKTVYIGYKTEFLKFMSRYNADNGVLEDIFQDALIVLYENAQAGKLDALKSTVKTYLFGIGKFMLFKHFRKAKREVPTEETYIFDRYEQTVIEDVYEDDGLSDYQAKLVANFKKLGEKCREILELFYLKGMKLDEITDVQGYESKDVTKSQKSRCLRSLRQLIGKNNG, encoded by the coding sequence ATGAACGATGAGCAACTAATTGCGCAGTTAAAAAAGCGCGACCGAAATGCCCTGAAAACCGTTTACATCGGGTACAAGACCGAGTTCTTAAAGTTTATGTCGCGGTACAATGCCGATAACGGCGTGCTCGAGGATATTTTTCAAGATGCCCTGATCGTACTTTACGAAAACGCGCAAGCGGGAAAGTTGGATGCTTTGAAAAGCACTGTAAAAACATATTTGTTCGGTATCGGAAAGTTTATGCTCTTCAAGCATTTTCGCAAGGCTAAAAGAGAGGTGCCGACAGAGGAAACCTATATTTTCGATCGTTATGAGCAGACCGTGATCGAAGATGTATATGAAGATGACGGACTGAGCGATTACCAGGCCAAACTGGTCGCCAATTTTAAAAAATTAGGTGAAAAGTGCCGGGAAATACTGGAACTATTCTATTTAAAAGGAATGAAATTAGACGAGATTACCGATGTGCAGGGATATGAGAGTAAAGATGTGACGAAAAGTCAAAAATCCCGTTGTCTGCGATCACTACGACAATTAATAGGTAAGAACAATGGATAA
- a CDS encoding LytR/AlgR family response regulator transcription factor — MIEAVLVDDEIKALQGLTWELTNFSDEIHVGASFTNPLEALDYLAVNTPDCLFLDIEMPTMDGFQFIQKLTNKNFPVVITTAYNQYAIKALKNEAIDYLLKPIDTDDLEDTIKKIKKFNAKNFSAERLEKILVNFNSNTINKKITINTDGKLLFLESDEIIYAESDGNYSTVYLSEGGKIVLTKKLKEVNELLPADSFFRIHNSYIINLHKVKEFLKTDGYVVLKTGHKIPVSRQKKSDFLDML; from the coding sequence ATGATTGAGGCAGTATTGGTTGATGATGAGATAAAAGCGTTACAAGGCCTTACGTGGGAACTCACTAATTTTAGTGATGAAATTCATGTGGGCGCTTCTTTTACAAATCCTTTAGAGGCATTGGACTATTTAGCGGTGAATACCCCTGATTGTCTTTTTTTGGATATTGAGATGCCAACTATGGATGGTTTTCAGTTTATTCAAAAACTCACGAACAAAAATTTTCCAGTAGTCATTACCACCGCATACAACCAGTATGCGATAAAGGCCTTGAAGAACGAGGCAATCGATTATTTGTTGAAACCCATAGATACCGACGACCTGGAGGATACGATAAAGAAAATCAAGAAGTTCAATGCCAAAAATTTTTCCGCTGAACGTTTGGAAAAAATCTTGGTGAATTTTAATTCAAATACGATCAACAAGAAAATAACCATCAATACGGATGGAAAGCTTCTGTTTTTAGAAAGCGATGAAATCATCTACGCAGAATCGGATGGTAACTACAGTACTGTATATTTATCGGAAGGTGGTAAAATCGTGCTTACGAAAAAACTGAAGGAAGTTAACGAGCTACTTCCTGCGGATTCTTTTTTCAGAATACACAATTCCTATATCATCAATCTTCATAAGGTCAAGGAGTTTCTAAAGACCGATGGGTACG
- a CDS encoding OmpA family protein — protein MKTRTLFIALAFLFIGSTTQAQFFKKLGKSAEKAAERAVTRKTEQKVSKETEKAMDTILGNGKKKKKTKKNKNQEVAKNEGPVNSPSETNTHEQPEITDAPEAKTWSKYNFVPGDKIIFDDDLGGEENGEFPSRWDLSQGNAENAKKGAENIIRMENKTIINPLMDKENYLPEVFTIEFDAYFNEGYASWQSYDIRFWQGNNYKSQGEDVFHPVKVYKDGATTHTRIANNPKKYDAHSETVGEKSGWKHIAISFNKRSLKVFVDDYRALNIPNYGYKPQLFSIGAAQHDPDGKTMAIKNIRVAEGGKKLYDRIMADGKFVTRGILFDVNKATLKPSSMGVINEVANMMQEHPDLKFRIEGHTDSDGEDTFNLQLSEQRAAAVKEALINSGIDTTKMTIKGMGESVPVSDNASPEGKANNRRVEFVKI, from the coding sequence ATGAAAACAAGAACATTATTCATTGCCTTGGCATTCCTCTTTATAGGAAGTACCACACAGGCCCAATTCTTCAAAAAATTGGGTAAAAGCGCAGAAAAGGCCGCCGAGCGTGCCGTGACCAGAAAAACCGAACAAAAAGTCAGCAAAGAAACCGAAAAAGCTATGGACACTATTCTAGGCAACGGCAAAAAGAAAAAGAAAACAAAAAAGAACAAGAACCAAGAGGTGGCCAAAAACGAGGGGCCAGTCAATAGCCCCAGTGAAACAAATACCCATGAACAACCTGAAATAACCGATGCCCCCGAAGCCAAAACATGGTCTAAATACAATTTCGTACCCGGTGACAAAATCATTTTCGATGACGATTTGGGCGGCGAGGAAAACGGAGAGTTTCCTTCTCGGTGGGACCTCTCGCAAGGAAATGCCGAAAACGCTAAAAAAGGTGCGGAAAACATCATTCGTATGGAAAACAAGACTATCATCAATCCTTTGATGGACAAGGAAAATTACCTTCCCGAGGTCTTTACTATTGAATTCGATGCCTATTTCAACGAAGGGTACGCTAGCTGGCAATCATATGACATCCGCTTTTGGCAAGGCAACAATTACAAAAGCCAGGGGGAAGACGTCTTTCATCCGGTCAAAGTATATAAAGACGGGGCGACCACCCATACACGTATCGCGAACAATCCTAAAAAATACGACGCCCATAGCGAAACCGTGGGCGAAAAATCGGGCTGGAAACATATTGCCATCTCGTTCAACAAACGCAGCCTTAAGGTTTTTGTGGACGACTACCGCGCCCTGAACATTCCCAACTATGGGTACAAGCCGCAACTCTTCAGCATCGGAGCGGCACAGCACGATCCGGACGGAAAAACCATGGCCATCAAAAATATTCGCGTAGCCGAAGGTGGTAAAAAGTTGTACGACCGTATCATGGCCGATGGCAAGTTTGTGACCCGCGGTATACTCTTCGATGTGAATAAAGCTACCTTAAAACCGAGTTCGATGGGGGTGATCAACGAAGTCGCCAATATGATGCAAGAGCATCCCGATTTGAAGTTCCGTATTGAAGGACATACCGATAGCGATGGAGAAGATACTTTTAATCTTCAACTCTCCGAGCAACGAGCTGCCGCGGTAAAAGAAGCCTTGATAAATTCTGGGATCGATACTACAAAAATGACAATTAAGGGCATGGGCGAAAGTGTGCCGGTCTCAGACAATGCATCCCCGGAGGGAAAGGCCAACAATCGGAGGGTAGAGTTTGTCAAAATATAA
- a CDS encoding helix-turn-helix domain-containing protein — protein MIKNYAKELNYPIPENLKQFVIASIYGESDTKINVKFPVHPIGFPLLVSIFNDIPLVYVRGEKTPRNKRLTINGQISNADIEVEIDGVFGQIGFVLHPTATYYLFHRTGTFFSNKCQNFDAVTPIAFPEIFKELERCSSPEDRLPILLELIRELAKNRLPPIPWLDDSLEEIFSKNGKVSQTMLAENSGVGVRHYRRKFKEIIGVSPKYFCKVIQLNTIFELLKTSNTAEIHRLALDCGYYDQAHFVNEFRQMIGESPTHFLKGKHAYVASYLGRKA, from the coding sequence ATGATAAAAAATTATGCGAAGGAGTTGAACTACCCGATTCCAGAAAATTTGAAGCAATTCGTAATTGCGTCCATTTATGGGGAATCAGACACTAAGATCAACGTTAAATTCCCAGTACATCCCATTGGTTTTCCATTACTCGTTAGTATTTTTAATGATATACCTTTGGTGTATGTTCGCGGCGAAAAGACCCCAAGAAATAAAAGACTTACCATAAATGGACAGATATCAAACGCTGATATCGAGGTTGAAATCGACGGGGTTTTCGGGCAGATTGGTTTTGTATTACACCCGACAGCTACGTATTACCTTTTTCATAGAACAGGTACTTTCTTTTCAAATAAGTGTCAAAATTTTGATGCCGTTACGCCGATAGCCTTCCCAGAAATATTTAAAGAGCTTGAACGATGTTCCAGTCCAGAAGATCGATTGCCCATACTATTGGAGCTAATTCGGGAATTGGCAAAAAATCGACTCCCACCTATCCCTTGGTTGGATGATTCCCTAGAAGAGATATTTTCAAAAAATGGAAAAGTAAGCCAAACCATGTTGGCAGAAAATAGTGGCGTGGGTGTTCGACATTATAGGCGCAAATTCAAGGAAATTATAGGCGTTTCCCCAAAATACTTTTGTAAAGTGATTCAGTTGAACACGATATTCGAACTTTTGAAAACGTCGAATACAGCTGAAATTCATCGTTTGGCTTTGGACTGCGGCTACTACGACCAAGCCCATTTCGTGAATGAATTCCGCCAAATGATCGGGGAGAGTCCGACCCATTTTCTTAAGGGGAAACATGCCTATGTAGCGTCCTATTTAGGTAGAAAAGCTTAG
- a CDS encoding tetratricopeptide repeat protein — protein sequence MDKEELINGYFEGVLTKEQLERLALLRETDTEFAKDFEFEIALQKSLKKGERQELKEMFSEISSVKETPETKVFQMRTWLAAASVALVVGLASWIFFFNNSAIDTEQLYAANFAPYDNVVSPIERGNEIEDLRTMAFTAYENEEYTKALELFSRLKNEQNEPYIDFYEANLRMQLGQPAKAIPLLKNYIDNKGQLADRGLWYLALSHLKLGEIEACKEQLGKLIELGTFKTKAAEELLAQLN from the coding sequence ATGGATAAAGAGGAACTGATAAACGGCTATTTTGAAGGTGTCCTGACCAAAGAGCAGTTAGAAAGGCTTGCGCTTTTGCGCGAGACCGATACAGAATTCGCAAAGGATTTCGAATTTGAAATAGCGCTTCAAAAATCACTTAAAAAAGGGGAGCGACAGGAGTTGAAGGAGATGTTTTCCGAGATTTCTTCAGTAAAGGAGACGCCCGAAACCAAAGTTTTTCAAATGCGCACCTGGCTTGCCGCTGCATCGGTCGCCTTGGTCGTTGGCCTGGCCTCCTGGATTTTCTTTTTCAATAATTCGGCTATCGATACCGAACAATTGTACGCCGCTAATTTTGCACCCTATGACAATGTGGTGAGCCCGATTGAGCGTGGTAACGAAATAGAGGATTTGAGAACTATGGCGTTTACGGCATACGAAAATGAGGAATATACGAAAGCTCTGGAACTTTTTTCCCGATTGAAGAATGAACAGAATGAACCCTATATTGATTTTTACGAGGCCAATCTACGAATGCAGCTTGGCCAACCTGCCAAGGCGATTCCGCTTCTCAAAAATTATATCGATAACAAAGGGCAACTGGCCGACCGTGGGTTGTGGTACTTGGCCTTGTCCCATCTTAAACTAGGCGAAATTGAGGCGTGTAAGGAGCAACTGGGCAAATTGATCGAATTGGGTACTTTTAAAACCAAAGCTGCCGAAGAATTGTTGGCGCAGCTGAACTAA
- a CDS encoding CHAT domain-containing protein, with product MTDYFWKGADVMYSKKDSAYFYLNKAEEIALSLNDPEAYLDILTYQLSASSYHFDLTTSAQTLAKTDSLLSLEGIKEKVADYRDYHNDYQINQGNYYYKLGIFETAKNYFLQSRQQYTSKPITSLTDDEATTLFSINNFLGSIYKRLGKYDISEKYYLNNRALIEQHPFLLKNKVAFLTNVNQLLAQVYVELEQPIKANALFKSGVEVYKKFYKRDKKFKNNLVNVYQHIAQNNMALDSLQMALKYIDESQDYLLPEDPFFKQSLLLYGDIYSAQGKERIALEQYQKALEIFKEYRHNKPHQDIAEVHGKLAEFYLKVNDYEQGLLAINDALRASGRVQNIENPEPDKVFSKRQLLRLLDVKAQLQHLGYQKTNDLVYLDAAMHSNKALLKTFAMLKKEFDSKLDKQFLSSSAYPIFRRMLATTYEAYRLKPSREIMELALNISEKNKDFLLLEALRNSSATQYGEIPKQLLDQEAQYRAQITHFEKQEFDDKDEDGVYSLKLFTLQQEYYNFLDSLKQNYPKYHNLKYGDVPINLTEIRRVLLKNNDVLISYTMSDKMLYAIVVGESGEEFLSLPFSEADREEVRRFYSLLSTASVNDNTGIIVEMGKTLFAKILKEPLSHLKSKNLVIIPDDVLHYLPFDLLQNENEYVLQQKNISYGNAVSSLLELHKMRNTGIREVLAFAPSFDGTLVENTERQFGKLIYNDDEVEGIGDFYKVGVFTDTSATLHNFMTKAAEYGMIHLATHASANDEFPDYSYMAFTAHSDKDNVLYIKDLYNTSLNADMVTLSACQTGIGKLQKGQGMMSLSKGFYYAGAKSLVNTLWKINDKSTVPLMAFFYEGLSEGKSKSEALRHAKLRYLETIDDDLLKHPYYWAAFTVSGNVAPLEDKTNKWWWLSLLPIIAFGAWLLKSKH from the coding sequence ATGACCGACTATTTTTGGAAAGGAGCGGATGTAATGTATTCCAAAAAGGATAGTGCTTATTTTTATTTGAACAAAGCGGAAGAAATTGCGTTGAGTCTAAATGATCCGGAAGCTTATTTAGATATTTTAACCTACCAGCTTAGCGCAAGTAGCTATCATTTTGATCTTACCACATCTGCACAGACCCTTGCAAAAACCGATTCGCTGCTTTCTCTTGAAGGTATCAAGGAAAAGGTAGCCGATTACCGTGATTATCATAATGATTACCAAATAAATCAGGGCAATTATTACTACAAGCTCGGGATTTTCGAAACCGCTAAAAACTATTTTCTTCAAAGTCGACAACAGTATACTTCAAAACCGATTACCTCCCTCACCGATGACGAGGCGACCACTTTGTTCAGCATTAATAACTTTCTGGGATCGATTTACAAACGCTTGGGCAAATACGACATTTCCGAAAAATACTATTTGAACAATCGGGCACTCATCGAACAGCACCCCTTTCTGCTTAAAAACAAAGTAGCTTTTCTGACTAATGTAAATCAATTGCTAGCCCAAGTGTATGTAGAGCTTGAACAACCGATAAAAGCTAACGCATTATTTAAGAGCGGTGTCGAAGTTTATAAAAAGTTCTACAAAAGAGATAAAAAGTTCAAAAACAACCTCGTTAATGTCTACCAGCATATTGCCCAAAATAATATGGCATTAGATAGTTTGCAAATGGCCCTAAAATATATTGATGAGAGTCAAGACTATTTGCTACCGGAAGACCCTTTTTTCAAACAATCCCTTCTACTATACGGGGATATTTATTCAGCGCAAGGCAAAGAAAGAATCGCTTTAGAGCAATATCAGAAAGCTCTGGAAATCTTTAAAGAGTACCGCCATAACAAACCGCACCAAGATATCGCTGAAGTACATGGCAAACTAGCCGAATTCTACCTTAAGGTAAATGATTACGAACAGGGTCTTCTAGCAATAAACGATGCCCTTCGGGCATCAGGAAGAGTTCAGAATATTGAAAATCCAGAACCGGATAAAGTTTTTTCAAAGCGACAATTATTGCGGTTGTTGGATGTAAAAGCGCAACTACAACACTTAGGATATCAAAAAACGAACGACCTTGTTTATTTAGATGCTGCAATGCATTCGAACAAAGCATTATTGAAAACCTTTGCAATGCTTAAAAAGGAATTCGACAGTAAGCTTGATAAGCAATTCTTGTCTAGCAGCGCGTACCCTATTTTTCGTCGTATGTTGGCAACTACTTATGAAGCCTATCGGCTCAAACCATCGCGTGAGATTATGGAGCTGGCCTTAAATATCTCGGAAAAAAATAAGGATTTTCTCCTTTTGGAAGCGCTCAGAAATTCCAGTGCCACACAATATGGTGAAATACCAAAGCAGTTGCTAGATCAGGAGGCCCAGTACAGGGCCCAAATCACCCATTTTGAAAAACAAGAATTCGATGATAAAGATGAGGACGGGGTGTATTCCCTAAAATTGTTCACACTTCAACAAGAATATTATAATTTCTTGGATTCATTGAAGCAAAACTATCCCAAGTACCATAATCTAAAGTATGGCGATGTACCCATTAATTTAACAGAGATCCGAAGAGTACTGTTAAAAAATAACGATGTATTGATTTCCTATACCATGTCGGATAAAATGCTCTATGCCATAGTCGTAGGGGAGTCTGGAGAAGAATTTTTAAGCCTTCCCTTTTCTGAAGCCGATAGAGAAGAGGTTCGCAGATTCTACAGCCTACTTTCCACTGCCTCCGTAAACGACAACACGGGTATAATTGTCGAAATGGGCAAAACCCTTTTTGCAAAAATCCTAAAAGAACCATTGTCCCATCTAAAAAGTAAAAACCTCGTTATCATCCCTGATGACGTACTGCACTACCTTCCTTTTGATTTGCTTCAAAATGAAAATGAATATGTGTTGCAGCAAAAAAATATCAGTTATGGCAATGCCGTTTCCTCTTTGTTGGAACTTCATAAAATGCGGAATACAGGCATTCGTGAAGTGCTTGCCTTTGCTCCAAGCTTTGACGGAACGCTTGTAGAGAATACCGAAAGACAGTTTGGCAAACTGATCTATAACGACGATGAAGTAGAGGGAATAGGCGACTTTTACAAGGTCGGTGTATTTACCGACACAAGTGCTACGCTTCATAACTTTATGACCAAAGCCGCGGAGTACGGAATGATTCATTTAGCAACACACGCCTCGGCTAATGACGAGTTTCCCGACTATTCTTATATGGCTTTCACTGCGCATTCCGATAAAGACAATGTTCTCTATATCAAAGACCTTTACAATACTTCCCTCAATGCCGATATGGTTACCCTAAGCGCCTGCCAAACGGGAATCGGGAAATTACAGAAAGGCCAGGGTATGATGAGTCTTTCCAAAGGGTTTTACTATGCCGGGGCAAAATCACTGGTCAATACGCTGTGGAAAATAAACGATAAAAGTACGGTGCCCTTGATGGCATTTTTCTACGAAGGGTTAAGCGAAGGCAAATCGAAAAGCGAAGCGCTACGTCATGCCAAACTTAGATATTTAGAGACGATCGATGACGATTTGTTAAAACACCCCTATTATTGGGCCGCTTTTACGGTTTCGGGAAACGTGGCGCCCTTAGAGGACAAAACAAACAAATGGTGGTGGCTGTCTTTGCTACCCATAATCGCTTTTGGGGCATGGTTGCTGAAAAGTAAACATTAG
- a CDS encoding collagen-like protein, translating into MEDLKRKISYVIVVITCTALVCCSKGEDGAIGPTGPAGQDGLDGSDGVDGQNGNANVIASPWFLFDHSEWNFENNGTSGIAVKEVPEMTQEVKNGAAILLYVKVGVGLGGLLRQLPAEIDNVWSHEYEISDLGQIRFFLSRSDNNIITALDTILISYRYIIIPAGVTTTSKSTVDFQKMAYEEVMDHFSLIQ; encoded by the coding sequence ATGGAAGATTTGAAACGCAAAATAAGTTATGTAATCGTAGTTATAACATGTACTGCCTTAGTTTGTTGCTCAAAAGGCGAAGATGGTGCAATCGGTCCTACCGGACCCGCAGGTCAGGACGGGCTAGACGGTAGCGACGGTGTTGATGGTCAGAACGGAAATGCCAACGTCATAGCCTCGCCCTGGTTTTTATTCGATCATTCGGAATGGAATTTTGAAAATAACGGCACTTCCGGAATTGCGGTAAAAGAAGTTCCTGAAATGACACAAGAGGTTAAGAATGGTGCTGCTATTCTTTTATACGTGAAAGTAGGTGTTGGTTTAGGTGGCCTATTAAGACAACTGCCGGCCGAAATAGATAATGTATGGAGCCATGAATATGAAATCTCCGACCTTGGGCAAATTCGTTTTTTCCTGAGCAGATCTGATAACAACATAATTACTGCTTTAGATACGATTTTAATCTCTTATAGATATATTATTATACCAGCGGGCGTTACGACGACCAGCAAATCTACTGTAGATTTCCAAAAAATGGCCTACGAGGAAGTTATGGACCATTTTAGCCTAATCCAATAG